From the Paenibacillus sp. R14(2021) genome, the window GCCGCCCTTCTGAATGATCCAATTAGCGGTATCCGGCATCAGCTGCATGACCCCAACCGCGCCTTTCTTCGATACGGCGCCGGGCTTGAAATTTGTTTCTACGCGTATAATGGCTGCAACCAGATGGGCGTCGAGCTGATAATTTTCTGCGCTGATGGCAATATCCTCACTGAATTGCAGCGGGTACAGCCAGCGGCTCATCCACTCCGACCTTACGAACAGCAAGACGAGAAAGGCCAGAATGAGGATAAGAAAAACACGCTTGCGCGCTCGCCGCTTCTTCTTGCTCTTCTTCATGGCAATCCCTGCTCCTGCCAAAACCGGTCAACCTGCTGGCTCGTCTCCTCCAGCGTGCCGCTGTTATCAATCACGTAATCCGCGCGGCTTCGTTTCTCTTCGATATCCATCTGCAAGCGGATTCGCTGCTCCGCCTGCTCCTCCGTCAGCGCGTTGCGCGTCATCAGCCGTTCGATCTGAACAGCTCGCGGCGCATATACAACCATGACAGCCTCATAGGCTTGGTCTTGTCCCGCTTCATACAGCAAGGGAATATCCGCAACGATCAGCTGCGCTCGATCTTCCGCTTCATAGGCAAGAATCTGGGCCCACATATGGCTGCGAATCGCGGGATGCAGAATCGATTCCAATGTCGTCAGCCGTTCGCGGTTGCCGAACACCAGCTTGCCGACCTCCGCCCGATTCATCGTCCCGTCCTCATTTAATACGGCTTGTCCAAACTCGGCGACAATCGCCGCCAGCGCAGGCTGGCCGGGAAGCACGACTTCCCGGGCTGCCTGGTCGGCATCGACAAGCTTGGCGCCGCGCGATACAAGCATGGCAGATACAGTGCTCTTGCCGCAAGCGATCCCGCCGGTCAATCCCAGTTTCACAAGCTTTCACCTCAATAGTAACAAGCATTCATGGTAAGCATTTCCGAACAGCCCGCATCCAATACGCGCGCTACATAAGCCGTATAAGACCCATAATGATCAGCATAATGCCCGGCAGCACCGATAACGTCCGCATCCCGCGCCAAGCCGCGAACCTGAACCCAAGACGCATGCCCGCAAGCAGGAACACTCCGCTCGACGTAGAAATGACAAGCGCCGTTAGCAGCGGATTGAAACCGACCATCGCGGCACCCAGCCCTGCACCGAAGCTGTCGAGCGACAGCGCAAAACCGAGCAGGATCGCCTCCGACGAAGAGATAATGCCGGAACGGTCGACGTCGGCCATTTGCGGCGTGCGCAAAATTTGGATGACGATCCCGAGCCGTTTCAGCTCCAGGATGACGATCGTCGACGCCGTAGGCTTAGCGGTAAGCGGCTCAGCTGCAGTCGCTCCAGCTTCCCCTTCCGCTTCAACCGGCGGCTCAGCAGGTTCGGCTTCCGCCTCGGCATGCCTGCGCTGCCATAGCTGGAATAACGCGTAGGCGCCGATGAGCATGAGAAGCACGGCACCGATCCACTTCGCCGTGATGGGCGGCATATAACCGGACAGCACCGCGCCGATTTGCATGGACAGCCAAACAACAAGACCTGAGCAGAACGCAATGATAATAATCGACAGCAGCGGAATACGAATCCGCCTAAGGCCATATGTCACACCGACGCCGAAACCATCCAAACTAACGGCAAAAGCAAGCAGCAGCAATGATGCAGCATGAATGAGCAACCTGATGTCCCTCCCATGATGACGATAATGCAGCAATCTGTGCACTCGCCTAGAAACATGAATGGTACATCATATGCGGGTTCTCACTACTCGTGCCTTATTTGGCGCGTGGCTTGGCCGCTGCGGAGCTTCGGAAGGGGCTGACAGGCTAGGCAAATATGCGTGCCGCGTCCGCCCACGACCGTTTTCTCAATAATGCGGCCGCATCGGCTGCAAGGCTCGCTGCCCCTGCCGTAGACCAGCAGCTGATGCTGAAACATCCCCATCTCGCCCTGTCCGTTGACGTAAGACTTGATCGAGGAGCCGCCGACATCTACCGCGCGGCCCAGCGTAGAACGAATCGCGTCGTACAGCCTGCTCCATTCCGGCGCTTTCAACGAGTTTGCCGTTCGCTCCGGATGTATGCCGGCCGTAAAGAGCGCCTCATCTACATAAATATTGCCGAGCCCGACCACATATTCCTGGTTCAGCAGCAGCGGCTTGATCTTGGTCGTGCGATGCGCGACGACACGCTTGAAAGCCGCCAGTGTGAAGGTCTCATCCAGCGGCTCGAGACCGAGCTTCTTCAGCGGCGCTTGCACAAGATCGTCGCCTGGCGCGAAGAGATGCATCGTTCCGAATTGGCGCACATCCTTATAACGCAGCTCCGTGCCGTCGTCGAAGTGAAATCTCACGTGCGTATGCAATTCTACTGGCTCATCCTTGGCGTAAACGCCGTATCGCCCTTCCATCCGAAGATGGGAGACGAGCACGAGGCCGTCCAGCAGGATGCGCAGAAATTTGCCTCTGCGCTCCACGGTTTGAATAGTGTGTCCCGCCAGCGCGGCTGCGAAAGCTTCCGGCTCCGCTGGCCGTTGTATAATTCGCGGAAGCGACACGGTTACCCGCTCGATCCGTTTGCCTGCAACAAGCTCATTCAGCGTTCGCCGAACGGTTTCAACTTCCGGTAATTCAGGCATTTCCTAATTCCCCCCTGCCATGTTCAGCCTTCATTATAGCGCATGCAGGGCGGCTTTGTCTTACTTCGCCTCATACCAATTGTCACCGTAGCTGACGTCAGCCTTCAGCGGAACATCCAGCGCAAGCGCGCTCTCCATCACTTCGGGCAGCAGTGTCTTCATCAGCTCCAGCTCATCGGCCGGCACCTCGAAGACGAGCTCATCGTGTACCTGAAGCAGCATGCGGCTTCGAAGCCCGCGTTCGCGCAGCGCGCGGTCCATCTTCACCATGGCAAGCTTGATAATATCGGCTGCCGTGCCTTGAATCGGCGTGTTCATCGCCGTCCGTTCGGCGAACGAGCGAAGATTGAAGTTCGACGCCTTGATATCAGGCAGATACCTGCGGCGTTCAAGCAGTGTCGTCACATAACCATCCTTGCGCGCCTGCGCCACGATGGTATCCATATAAGCGCGAACCCCTTGGAATGCGGTAAAGTACTGCTCGATGAAACGCGCCGCGTCTTTCCGCGAGATGCTCAGGTTGTTCGATAAACCGAAATCGCTGATACCGTACACGATGCCGAAATTGACAGCCTTTGCTTGGCGGCGCATGTTGGCGTCGACTTCCTCAGCCGCAACACCAAACACGTCCATAGCGGTCTTCGTATGGATGTCTGTATCCGCGATAAATGCTTCCTTCATCTTCTCGTCGCCGGATATATGCGCCAGCACGCGAAGCTCGATCTGCGAATAGTCCGCCGCGAGGATGGTCCAGCCCGGCTCCGAAGGAACGAACGCCTTGCGGATACGGCGGCCTTCCTCCAGCCGGATCGGGATGTTCTGCAGATTCGGGAATTGGCTCGACAACCGGCCCGTCGCGGCAATCGTCTGCCTATAGTAGGTATGAACCTTGCCCGTGTCGCGGCGAATCTCCTTCAGTAGTCCCTCAACGTACGTGGACTGCAGCTTGGCCAGCTGACGGTAGTGCAGAATCAGCTTCACAATCTCGTGGTATGGCTCCAGCTTCTCCAGCACTTCCGCATCGGTGGAATAACCCGTCTTCGTCTTCTTAATAACCGGAAGACCCAGCTTCTCAAACAGCACGTCGCCCAGCTGCTTCGGCGAATTGATGTTGAACTCCATGCCGGCATAGGTATAGATGTCGCTCATATATTGAGAGATACCCTTCTCAAGCTCAGTGCCCAGATCTTCAAGCACGGCCGGATTCACCTTAATGCCCTGCTTCTCCATCCCTGCAAGGACGACGGCAAGCGGCTGTTCGAGCTCCTCGTTCAGCTTTGTCATATGCCCCTGCGCAAGCTCCGCCGACAGCAGCGGCACGAGCCTGCGCACGGCATCGGCCTTGGCAGCCAGATGGTTAGCGAGCACCTCGCCTGCTGGCACCTGCAGCTTCGCTCCCTTGCCGTAAACGGCTTCATCCGTCTGGATCGAGGCGAGGCCTTGACGCTGGATCAGCGAGGCAAGCGTTTGGCTGGACTCCGTCGGATCCAGCAGATACGCCGCGAGCAGCGCATCGAATACGACGCCGCGCAGCTCGATGCCAAGCCAGCTCAGTGCAAGCTCCGCTTTGTGCAGGTCGTAGCCCCGCTTCGGCGCCTGCTCGTCCTCCAGCCATGCTCGTACCGGCGCGGAGACAGCCTTATCCATCAGTTCGTCATAGGTCAGCGTAACGATGCGGTCACCGCCCGCAACGGCCAGGCCGACCAGCCTGGCAATGTGCGGATTCTCTCCGATCGCCTCAATATAGAGACTCTCCGATTGAGTCAACAGCTCTGTCAGCGCGCCTGCATCGAGTGAACCTGCAGATACGACTTTATATGTCGGTACGGCCAAGGCGGCAACTTCTCCTGCTCCCCCCGCTTCCGGCAGCGCCAAGCGCTCGATGAGCGATTTGAACTCCAGCTTGCGGAACATGTCCGATAATGAATTCGCATCGTAACCGTTGTACAGCAGCTCGTCCGTTTTGTTTTCCAGCGGCACTTCGCGGAAGATGGTCGCCAGCTTCTTGCTCATGACCGCATCGTCTTGATGCATTTCTACTTTTTCTTTCATCTTGCCTTTCAGCTCAGCCGTATTCGCAAGAACACCCTCGACGGAGCCGTAGTCGTGCAGCAGCTTCAGCGCGGTTTTCTCCCCGACGCCCGGAATGCCCGGTATATTATCGGACGTATCGCCCATCAGACCCTTTAGGTCGATGATTTGCAGCGGCGTTAGCCCGTATCGTTCGTTGATTTCAGCCGGATCATAGCGATCCACCTCGCTGACGCCCTTGCGGGTCAGCGCGATCGTAACATGGTCCGATGCCAGCTGCAGCATATCCTTGTCGCCCGAGACGACGACGGTCTCGACGCCGCTCTCGTCCGCAAGTCGGCTGAGCGTGCCAATTATATCGTCCGCCTCATAGCCCGCCAGCTCATACTGCGCGATGCCAAAGGACTTCAGCAGTTCCTTCAGCACAGGGAATTGCTCCGACAGCTCCGGCGGCGTCTTCTGGCGTCCGCCCTTATATTCCGTGTACCCTTCGTGGCGGAACGTCACCTTGCCGGCGTCAAAAGCAACCAGCATATGCGTCGGCTTCTCTTCTTCCAGCAGCTTCAGCAGCATCGTCGTAAATCCGTATACCGCATTCGTATGCAGTCCAGCCGAATTCGTCAGCGGCGGCATGGCAAAGAACGCCCTGTAGATGATACTGTTACCGTCAATTAACACCCATTTATCCATATGAAAGGCACACCTCACCTTATTTTCCTAGTCACTATCATAGCATAAAGCAAACAAGCTTTCCCACTTATCCGCGGCTGCGAATATCGGGAAAGCTGCTGCTGCGTAAGCGCTGCGCGGTAGCATTGCCTGCTGTTCTATTATTCGTCGAACGGCTGCGGCCGCCCAAGCAAGTAGCCTTGTGCGTATTGAACGCCGAGACTGCGGATAAATTGAAGCTCTTCCTCTTCCTCGATGCCTTCGGCAATGAGCTTGATGTCCATTTTGGCAGCCAAATCGGCAAACGTCTGCACGAGATGCGCTTTCATCCCATCCAAGTGAATCCCGTTCGTGAGGGAACGGTCGATTTTAATAAAGTCCGGCTTCAGCTCGACGATCGACTGCAGGGAAGAATAGCCGGCCCCCGCGTCGTCAATGGCAATTTGATACCCTTGATTACGGTAATGCTGCAGAATGCGTTTGGCAGAACCAAAGTCCTCGATGGAGGTCCGC encodes:
- the polA gene encoding DNA polymerase I gives rise to the protein MDKWVLIDGNSIIYRAFFAMPPLTNSAGLHTNAVYGFTTMLLKLLEEEKPTHMLVAFDAGKVTFRHEGYTEYKGGRQKTPPELSEQFPVLKELLKSFGIAQYELAGYEADDIIGTLSRLADESGVETVVVSGDKDMLQLASDHVTIALTRKGVSEVDRYDPAEINERYGLTPLQIIDLKGLMGDTSDNIPGIPGVGEKTALKLLHDYGSVEGVLANTAELKGKMKEKVEMHQDDAVMSKKLATIFREVPLENKTDELLYNGYDANSLSDMFRKLEFKSLIERLALPEAGGAGEVAALAVPTYKVVSAGSLDAGALTELLTQSESLYIEAIGENPHIARLVGLAVAGGDRIVTLTYDELMDKAVSAPVRAWLEDEQAPKRGYDLHKAELALSWLGIELRGVVFDALLAAYLLDPTESSQTLASLIQRQGLASIQTDEAVYGKGAKLQVPAGEVLANHLAAKADAVRRLVPLLSAELAQGHMTKLNEELEQPLAVVLAGMEKQGIKVNPAVLEDLGTELEKGISQYMSDIYTYAGMEFNINSPKQLGDVLFEKLGLPVIKKTKTGYSTDAEVLEKLEPYHEIVKLILHYRQLAKLQSTYVEGLLKEIRRDTGKVHTYYRQTIAATGRLSSQFPNLQNIPIRLEEGRRIRKAFVPSEPGWTILAADYSQIELRVLAHISGDEKMKEAFIADTDIHTKTAMDVFGVAAEEVDANMRRQAKAVNFGIVYGISDFGLSNNLSISRKDAARFIEQYFTAFQGVRAYMDTIVAQARKDGYVTTLLERRRYLPDIKASNFNLRSFAERTAMNTPIQGTAADIIKLAMVKMDRALRERGLRSRMLLQVHDELVFEVPADELELMKTLLPEVMESALALDVPLKADVSYGDNWYEAK
- a CDS encoding MntP/YtaF family protein, coding for MLIHAASLLLLAFAVSLDGFGVGVTYGLRRIRIPLLSIIIIAFCSGLVVWLSMQIGAVLSGYMPPITAKWIGAVLLMLIGAYALFQLWQRRHAEAEAEPAEPPVEAEGEAGATAAEPLTAKPTASTIVILELKRLGIVIQILRTPQMADVDRSGIISSSEAILLGFALSLDSFGAGLGAAMVGFNPLLTALVISTSSGVFLLAGMRLGFRFAAWRGMRTLSVLPGIMLIIMGLIRLM
- the mutM gene encoding DNA-formamidopyrimidine glycosylase produces the protein MPELPEVETVRRTLNELVAGKRIERVTVSLPRIIQRPAEPEAFAAALAGHTIQTVERRGKFLRILLDGLVLVSHLRMEGRYGVYAKDEPVELHTHVRFHFDDGTELRYKDVRQFGTMHLFAPGDDLVQAPLKKLGLEPLDETFTLAAFKRVVAHRTTKIKPLLLNQEYVVGLGNIYVDEALFTAGIHPERTANSLKAPEWSRLYDAIRSTLGRAVDVGGSSIKSYVNGQGEMGMFQHQLLVYGRGSEPCSRCGRIIEKTVVGGRGTHICLACQPLPKLRSGQATRQIRHE
- a CDS encoding lytic transglycosylase domain-containing protein; translated protein: MKKSKKKRRARKRVFLILILAFLVLLFVRSEWMSRWLYPLQFSEDIAISAENYQLDAHLVAAIIRVETNFKPGAVSKKGAVGVMQLMPDTANWIIQKGGFTNITTEAISQRPDVSIEIGSWYLKALNDQFGGNMYKVIAAYNAGPGTVKRWLSDGTWDGKPDTVDQVPYGETRHYIQRVIYYYNKYKALYPDLAHA
- the coaE gene encoding dephospho-CoA kinase (Dephospho-CoA kinase (CoaE) performs the final step in coenzyme A biosynthesis.), translating into MKLGLTGGIACGKSTVSAMLVSRGAKLVDADQAAREVVLPGQPALAAIVAEFGQAVLNEDGTMNRAEVGKLVFGNRERLTTLESILHPAIRSHMWAQILAYEAEDRAQLIVADIPLLYEAGQDQAYEAVMVVYAPRAVQIERLMTRNALTEEQAEQRIRLQMDIEEKRSRADYVIDNSGTLEETSQQVDRFWQEQGLP